One Thermoanaerobacter kivui genomic window, GTGTCATCAAATCTACATCTTGCCATACGAATACCCTGTTAATCTTTTCTTTCATACCTTCCAAATATCTTGTAATTCCTCCAATTTCTAATTTTACATCTTGAATAGAGCGCAATCCTTCCTCTTCAGAAAGTCGGAGATATTGTCTTAAATCTCCTATGAAGGTCTCATCATCTATATATTCAAATCGGACATAGAGGCGAGGATATTGCCCAATTTTGGAACGAGTAGCCAATAAAGGAATGGCTTTAAGCATAGCTTGATCTAAAAGTTCTAAATCCTCATAAGTAGTAGCACCTAAGAGATTTTCTCCTGCCTTTTTGTACATTTCCCTTGCCCGGCGTGCACTGATAATCCCGTGGAAGGCAATCAAAGAATAATAAAGTCTATAATCCTTGCCAAAAGTGCCCTGACCAGCTTGCTGTCTGGAGGAAAATTGGGAAGAAATAGTATTAGATTCTACTAATTGAACTCTATTGAGAGAATATCCCCAGTTAAACTGTACTGGTCCAGTAAGAGTTATCCCTTCTCCTTCTCCCTTTCGCTCACCTTTTATAGGCATGGTAGCTCCGAAAAGGCGCACATCAATTAGTTTTGTAAGTAAAATTGGCAGGTCAGCTCCACTAACGTTATCTTTGCCTAAGATTCTTTTTATTCTATCTTCAGCTTGCCCTATGCCTTCAGCTTTGGTTACATAAATGGTTTGGTCCTCTCCCTTGGCTTGGAAATAATCATATAAATAGTCCCTTATATAGCGCTTAAGTCTTACATCAGAAACTAAATTACGCTCTCGTTCTAAGTCCATTCTTGGTCTGTTTTCGTCATCGGGGTCACCATTGGGATTGCACATCTTTGCATCGTAAATGAACAATATTTCGCCGTTCTTATCAACAAGAGTTCTCATATAATCATTCCTCCTCTTCTTTTTCTTCTAAATTTTCTTTTTTACCTGACATTCTGGAACCAAAAGCATACCCTGACAGTATATAAAAGACGTTTTCCTCAGATGTCAAAGGCCAATCTTTTTCACCGCGGTATTTGTCCATGAGCTTTTTCATCTCACTGTAAACCTGCTCATTGAAGCGAAGTTTATCATACTGTCTTAGTTTTTCAAAAATCAAGTTGGACAATTGCTGAACTTTTTTAAAGCTCATGCCTTGATAGTTGATTTTGTCTAAAATAGGTTTGCTCTTATGCCCTGAAGAGTATTGTCCCTTACCTACTTCGCTTATGAGATAGCCCATCAAAAAGAGAGCAGCCTGAGGTTCACTGTATTTCATCTCTAATAAATAGTTTTTTATCTCTGGTTTCACTTCCAGCATTTCTGATACTTCCGTCAAGTTTTTCACCCCTTTTAATAATTTTTCTTCCTGTAAAAGTTTTATTAAAAATCCAGCTCTTAAAATTTCCTGACTTAAAATCCAATCCCTATTTTCTTGAGCAATTCTTCT contains:
- the cas7b gene encoding type I-B CRISPR-associated protein Cas7/Csh2, encoding MRTLVDKNGEILFIYDAKMCNPNGDPDDENRPRMDLERERNLVSDVRLKRYIRDYLYDYFQAKGEDQTIYVTKAEGIGQAEDRIKRILGKDNVSGADLPILLTKLIDVRLFGATMPIKGERKGEGEGITLTGPVQFNWGYSLNRVQLVESNTISSQFSSRQQAGQGTFGKDYRLYYSLIAFHGIISARRAREMYKKAGENLLGATTYEDLELLDQAMLKAIPLLATRSKIGQYPRLYVRFEYIDDETFIGDLRQYLRLSEEEGLRSIQDVKLEIGGITRYLEGMKEKINRVFVWQDVDLMTLVNGEEQTFSEMLENILGSSKVISLV